A stretch of DNA from Kiritimatiellia bacterium:
CGCGGGCGATAAGCCGCTGATGATCTCGGCAAAACCGTTCGGGCCATTGCTGATGCGAATGTCGTCCAGCCGCGGCTTCGCGTGATTCAGCGCGGAGGCTTTGTTGAACGAAATGCCGACGCCGCTGAACTCGGCGCCGAACGCGTCCGCATAGCCGTAGCTATAGATCGGAAATCCGAGTCCAAATTCGCCCGCATTGAGCGGCGGGTCCACCCACAATTCGCAGCCGTCGTTGGTGGAGCCGCCCATGTTCATTTGGATCTTCACGACGAGCATGTGCGTGGCGCCCGCGGCGCGGTCTGCCGTGGAGCTGTAATCGGTAAAGCCCGCGTATTGCATGGCCGGCTCGGGAATGCCGTCGTTGAAGGGCCCGGTATACGTCGTGCCGACGGTGCCGACCAGCGCGACATAATTGCCGGGGCCGTCCGGGTGATCGAGGTGAAACAGCACGTCCGTGAAGTTCGAGTGATTGTTGACCAGACACAGAATCCAGATCGTGCCGGTCATACCCTGATTTCCGCCCACCGAGTAATCCACGTCGAGCCTGCGATTGCAGACATCGCTGCCCGGCGAACGAGCCGGTAGATACGAACAGATGCGGGAAAGATCGCTGGAGCTATATCGGAACCGCGCCCAGCCCCTTGGCGCAAAGACGGAAACGATGTTTCCAGGGATAATGTTCCGCCAACTCCACCACCACGCGCCGGGCCGTCTCCTTGACCCGCACCGCCACCTTGAGCAACCAGCCGCGCACCGTGGCCATCTGGGGCCGAAGCCCCGCGCGCTTCCATGCGGGAGCCAGCCCCTGCACAAGCGTCAAGGCCGCCAGCGAAAGGATCGCCCGAAACTGGTTGGCGCCGGCGCGCGAGCAGGAAAAGCGGCCCAACCCCGCGTCGTTCTTGAGTTCCTTGATGCTGTTTTCCATGTCCGAATGACCGTAGTAGCGCCTGAAGCCAGGCTCCGAGCCGCTGCGACCCGTCGTGATAATATAGCGAACGTTGTCTCGCGGCGCCTTGCCGTCGGCGAGTGCCACCTCGACCTTGCAGAGCACGCGACGCGACCGGCTCCAAGACGCCGCGCGATACTCGGTATCCAGATAGAAGGCGACCGTTTCTTGGTCGCGTGTGGCCAGATCGCGCACCACGTCCAAGGCCTCTTCCATTTCGCGCGCCAATACGCTGTTGGAGGCCACGCCGATGTCGTAGCCGATGCGTTGCTCGTCGAGCCAGTCAAGCAAGTCGCTGCGGGCAAATGCGCTGTCGGCACGCAGCCAGAGCCGGGCGCTGCGCCAGAGCATATGGAGGCGGGGAACCAGACGCCGGAGGACGGGCAGGACGCCTTGCATGGCATCGGCGTTGCCGGGGCGCAGCAGCAACACGAGGGGGTACTTCCGGGGATCCTCGTCGAAGGAAATGGTGATGACCAAGGGCAGATAGCACCACGTGTCGTAGTACCCATTGAAGAAAGTCAGTTGCTGTGCGCCGTAGGTGGGCGTGCAGGTCGGGTCCACATCGATCCAGACCCGGCGTGCGGCGCGGTGTCGTTTATGCAGGTGAAGAAGCAGCGTCTCGGCGAGCGCATGGGCCAATGCGATAGAGGTCGCCGCGCCGTGCGGTGTTCTCGAATCGGGAGAGCGTGGGCTGACTGGCCAGGGCTTGATCATGGAGTCCGCGCCCGCAGGCCAGCTTGAACATGGGGTCGTTGGCGAGGGCGGCGGCATCGTTGACGTCGGGGTAGCCTGCGGCCAGCGCGTAGACGCGCTGCTGGAGTTGGGCGAGCAGGGAGTGGTCGACTTTGGCGGCTTGCCGACGATCCGGGATGGCGGCGGCCAGACGGGAAGAGAGGTTCAGTTTACGGTCACGGGCCTTGAGCAGCAAAAGCCCGCCATCGCTGGAGAGTTGTTGGTCAGAAAACTGGATGTGGAGGGGTTTGTGAAAAAGGTCTGGAAAAAGCAGACAGTCTGTAGGAATATTAGTCATTGGAAAACCTCGCATGCCGTTTTGTGTAAACAGCTAAACGTTAGCATGTTACAGAGGTTTTCCAATACTATTTTACAACTATTTCATGCCCCTTCATGAATAATCCGGGCTAACGGTCGGGTTCAGCCGCGTTGCGGAGCGTGTCGGCTGCAACCCAGTGTTAGCCAGCACCGAAGCACAATGAGCGCTAACGTTCACGCATATATCGGCAGACTTGGGCGCCGGTGCTCGCCTTCACGACCGAGACAAGTTCAAACCCCAGCGGCTTGCCCATCACTGGGAAGAGCTTCTTGCCGCTCCCAATGATGAGTGGGACGACTGTCAGAACCAACTCGTCAACTAGATCGGCGGTCAGAAGCGACTGCACCATCCTCGCGCTGCCGTATACGTAGATGTAGCCGCCCGACTGCGCCCTTAGATCAGCCACTGTCTTCAGGAAGTCTTTGCCGCGGATGATTGTCGTTGGGGGCCACACGATGTCATCCTCGGTGAGCGTGTCGGACACGACATACTTTTGCACGCGGTTGATCCAGTCAGAAAACTCGTCACCCGAGCGGGAAGGCCATGCAGTGGCCGAGACTTGATAGGTGCGCCGTCCTTGCAGGAGGGCATCGCTTTGCTTGGCGAGTTCGTCAAACGTTCCGCCAACGATCTCGGGATCGAAATACTTCGCCATCCACCCACCATGGGCAAAGCCGCCGTCGGCGTCTTCGCTCGGGGCTCCGGGCGCTTGGATAACTCCGTCAAGGCTGATGAATTCCGTGATAAGCGTCTTCATGGGTTCTCCTGTTTACACGGCTATGGGATCTGTGCTGGCTAACGGCGCGCATCAGCCGCGCGCGCAGCGCGTCGGCTGCATGCAGTGTTGGGCGGCTGTTGATGACTTTTGTGCTCACCAGCTCAATTTCATGAGCGTCACAACACCTCACGAGCCACGCAAAATCTTCTCCATCTTCCTGCCCTTCGCTAACTCATCCACCAACTTATCCAAGTACCGAACCCGCTGTGTCAACGGATCCTTGATTTCCTCCACCCGATACCCACAGATCACACCGGTGATGAGGCGCGCATTCGGGTTGAGGGAAGCCTGTTGGAAGAATGTTTCAAAAGTTGCCTGTGCTTTGATAAGTTCCTGA
This window harbors:
- a CDS encoding IS1380 family transposase, giving the protein MIKPWPVSPRSPDSRTPHGAATSIALAHALAETLLLHLHKRHRAARRVWIDVDPTCTPTYGAQQLTFFNGYYDTWCYLPLVITISFDEDPRKYPLVLLLRPGNADAMQGVLPVLRRLVPRLHMLWRSARLWLRADSAFARSDLLDWLDEQRIGYDIGVASNSVLAREMEEALDVVRDLATRDQETVAFYLDTEYRAASWSRSRRVLCKVEVALADGKAPRDNVRYIITTGRSGSEPGFRRYYGHSDMENSIKELKNDAGLGRFSCSRAGANQFRAILSLAALTLVQGLAPAWKRAGLRPQMATVRGWLLKVAVRVKETARRVVVELAEHYPWKHRFRLCAKGLGAVPI
- a CDS encoding dihydrofolate reductase family protein, which encodes MKTLITEFISLDGVIQAPGAPSEDADGGFAHGGWMAKYFDPEIVGGTFDELAKQSDALLQGRRTYQVSATAWPSRSGDEFSDWINRVQKYVVSDTLTEDDIVWPPTTIIRGKDFLKTVADLRAQSGGYIYVYGSARMVQSLLTADLVDELVLTVVPLIIGSGKKLFPVMGKPLGFELVSVVKASTGAQVCRYMRER
- a CDS encoding DUF2200 domain-containing protein; amino-acid sequence: QELIKAQATFETFFQQASLNPNARLITGVICGYRVEEIKDPLTQRVRYLDKLVDELAKGRKMEKILRGS